From the Pseudomonas baltica genome, one window contains:
- a CDS encoding chemotaxis protein CheW: MNKSSAQGSEDPILQWVTFKLDNETYGINVMQVQEVLRYTEIAPVPGAPSYVLGIINLRGNVVTVIDTRQRFGLNSSEISDNTRIVIIEADKQVVGILVDSVAEVVYLRQSEVETAPNVGNEESAKFIQGVCNKNGELLILVELDKMMSEEEWSDLENI; encoded by the coding sequence ATGAATAAGTCGTCTGCACAGGGTTCCGAAGATCCGATTCTGCAGTGGGTCACCTTCAAGCTCGATAACGAGACCTACGGCATCAATGTGATGCAGGTCCAGGAAGTGCTGCGCTACACCGAGATCGCTCCGGTACCCGGCGCGCCTTCCTACGTGCTGGGCATCATCAACCTGCGCGGCAACGTGGTCACGGTCATCGACACCCGCCAGCGCTTCGGCCTCAACTCCAGCGAAATCAGTGACAACACCCGGATCGTCATCATCGAGGCCGACAAGCAAGTGGTCGGCATCCTGGTCGACAGCGTTGCCGAAGTGGTTTACCTGCGTCAGTCCGAAGTCGAGACCGCACCGAACGTCGGTAACGAAGAGTCCGCCAAGTTCATTCAGGGCGTGTGCAACAAGAACGGCGAGCTGCTCATCCTGGTCGAACTGGACAAGATGAT